A section of the bacterium SCSIO 12696 genome encodes:
- a CDS encoding TIGR02281 family clan AA aspartic protease — translation MGRGMMYAGWLVLLALLTWVFGNWEEERYNPNQQVAGQTNGGHTEVVLKRNRWGHYVANGTINNKTVTYLLDTGATDVSIPGHLEKKLGLQRGQSYRASTANGTIQVYSTTLDKFTLGGIEMRNVRASINPFMRENEILLGMSVLQHLELVQKGNTLTIRQ, via the coding sequence ATGGGGCGTGGCATGATGTACGCCGGATGGCTGGTACTCCTGGCACTGCTCACCTGGGTATTTGGTAACTGGGAGGAAGAGCGTTACAACCCCAACCAACAGGTTGCCGGCCAAACCAATGGTGGCCATACTGAGGTGGTGTTAAAGCGCAACCGCTGGGGGCACTACGTGGCCAACGGCACCATCAACAACAAAACTGTTACCTACTTGCTGGATACCGGGGCTACCGATGTGTCTATTCCCGGTCATCTGGAAAAAAAGCTGGGCTTGCAGCGGGGCCAAAGCTACCGGGCATCCACGGCCAATGGCACCATTCAGGTTTACAGCACCACGCTGGATAAATTCACTTTGGGCGGCATTGAAATGCGCAACGTGCGCGCCAGCATCAACCCCTTTATGAGAGAAAACGAAATTCTGTTGGGCATGAGCGTATTGCAACACCTGGAACTGGTTCAGAAAGGCAATACGCTGACCATTCGCCAATAG
- a CDS encoding FAD-binding protein: MSVLIIAEHDNQTLNPATLNTVTAAQAIGGDIDLLVAGSGCDAVAQQAAQIAGVNTVKVADNGAYQHQLAENVAPLVVEVVQAGGYSHVLAPATTTGKNLVPRAAALLDVQAISDISAVDSADTFQRPIYAGNIIATVQSSDAIKLLTVRGTAFDAAAASGGSAAVEAVGSAHDSGLSSFVGEEVAESDRPDLTAAKVVISGGRGMQNGDNFDMLYRIADKLGAAVGASRAAVDAGFVPNDMQVGQTGKIVAPELYIAVGISGAIQHLAGMKDSKVIVAINKDEEAPIFQVADYGLVADLFTALPELESQL; the protein is encoded by the coding sequence ATGAGTGTATTGATAATTGCCGAACACGATAACCAAACCTTAAACCCCGCCACCCTCAACACGGTAACCGCGGCCCAGGCCATTGGTGGAGATATCGATTTGCTGGTTGCTGGCAGTGGCTGCGATGCCGTTGCCCAACAGGCCGCGCAAATTGCCGGAGTGAACACCGTTAAAGTGGCCGACAACGGCGCTTACCAGCATCAGCTGGCCGAAAATGTCGCCCCACTGGTGGTGGAGGTTGTTCAAGCTGGCGGCTACAGCCATGTGCTGGCCCCTGCTACCACCACCGGAAAAAACCTGGTGCCTCGGGCAGCAGCCTTGCTGGACGTACAGGCGATTTCCGATATCAGCGCTGTGGACAGCGCTGATACTTTTCAGCGACCTATTTACGCTGGCAACATTATCGCCACGGTGCAAAGTAGCGATGCCATTAAACTGCTGACTGTGCGCGGAACCGCTTTCGATGCAGCGGCCGCCAGTGGTGGCAGCGCCGCAGTAGAGGCAGTGGGCAGTGCCCACGACAGTGGTTTGTCCAGCTTTGTGGGTGAAGAAGTGGCGGAATCCGACCGTCCGGATTTAACCGCAGCCAAAGTGGTGATTTCCGGTGGCCGAGGCATGCAGAATGGTGACAATTTTGACATGCTCTATCGCATCGCCGATAAGCTGGGAGCAGCAGTAGGTGCCTCTCGGGCAGCGGTGGATGCGGGTTTTGTGCCCAACGATATGCAGGTGGGGCAAACCGGGAAAATTGTTGCCCCGGAGCTGTATATTGCCGTCGGTATATCCGGTGCGATCCAGCACTTGGCCGGAATGAAAGACAGCAAAGTGATTGTCGCCATCAACAAAGATGAGGAAGCCCCCATCTTTCAGGTGGCGGACTACGGTTTGGTGGCCGATTTGTTTACCGCCTTGCCGGAGCTGGAAAGCCAGCTTTAA
- the pomA gene encoding flagellar motor protein PomA, with amino-acid sequence MDLATLLGLLGATATIIAAMLAGEDADIMAFVDVASILIVVVGTILVVLMKFNLKEYLMAFKVAMRAFIFKLEKPEELIPQIVELAKVARKEGLIALDGQEISNKFLDDGIKMLVDGHDAALVKTVMLKEMQQTIDRHTWGAKVFIATADVAPAMGMIGTLIGLVKMLGNMDDPKSIGPAMAVALLTTLYGAMIANMFASPIADKLTLRKTEEGRIMAMCIDGVMGIQEGQNPRVIESTLKAYLDPAKREIEAEESAA; translated from the coding sequence GTGGATCTGGCAACCCTACTCGGGCTTTTGGGCGCCACTGCCACCATTATCGCCGCCATGTTGGCGGGTGAAGACGCCGACATCATGGCGTTTGTCGATGTGGCATCAATACTCATCGTTGTAGTCGGCACCATTTTGGTGGTGCTGATGAAATTCAATCTCAAGGAATACCTGATGGCCTTCAAAGTGGCCATGCGGGCATTTATTTTCAAGCTGGAAAAGCCGGAAGAGCTGATTCCACAAATTGTTGAACTGGCCAAAGTTGCTCGTAAAGAGGGGTTGATCGCCCTGGACGGTCAGGAGATCAGCAACAAATTCCTGGATGACGGCATCAAGATGCTGGTGGACGGCCACGACGCCGCTCTGGTCAAGACTGTGATGCTGAAGGAAATGCAGCAAACCATCGATCGCCACACCTGGGGCGCCAAAGTCTTTATTGCCACTGCTGATGTGGCCCCGGCCATGGGTATGATCGGCACCCTGATTGGTTTGGTAAAAATGCTTGGCAACATGGATGACCCAAAATCCATTGGCCCGGCAATGGCGGTTGCCCTGCTCACCACTCTCTATGGCGCCATGATCGCCAATATGTTCGCCAGCCCCATCGCCGACAAGCTCACTCTTCGCAAAACCGAAGAGGGACGAATTATGGCCATGTGCATCGACGGCGTGATGGGTATTCAGGAGGGACAAAACCCAAGGGTGATTGAATCCACCCTCAAAGCTTATCTGGATCCGGCCAAGCGCGAAATCGAAGCTGAGGAAAGCGCAGCGTAA
- the pssA gene encoding CDP-diacylglycerol--serine O-phosphatidyltransferase: MNHQSDSRTSEQPAAADNDQITESDSAAADVAQDIEQALPIQEHEEEETVNGRSVRRKGIFLLPNLLTTGALFSGFYAILAGMNGHFEVAAIAIFVAMVFDGLDGRVARLTNTQSAFGVEYDSLSDMVSFGVAPAVVSFSWGLNQLGKVGWAIAFIYVSCAALRLARFNTQVGTVDSRYFMGLASPPAAALVAAMVWAGHDTEIGVGLALVAGIITALAGVLMVLNVRYQSFKGLDLRGRVPFVMILVAVFVFVVVSIDPPKILLLMGIAYAASGPITHIVQRLRKQGGG, from the coding sequence ATGAATCACCAAAGTGACAGTCGCACCAGCGAGCAACCAGCCGCGGCTGATAATGACCAAATTACAGAGTCAGACAGTGCCGCAGCTGATGTGGCTCAGGATATTGAGCAGGCGCTGCCGATTCAGGAGCACGAAGAAGAGGAAACCGTCAACGGCCGCTCTGTGCGCCGCAAAGGTATTTTCCTGCTGCCCAACTTACTCACAACTGGTGCACTGTTTAGCGGCTTTTACGCGATTTTGGCGGGTATGAATGGCCACTTTGAAGTGGCCGCTATCGCCATCTTTGTGGCCATGGTATTCGATGGTCTGGACGGGCGAGTAGCACGATTGACCAACACCCAGAGTGCCTTCGGCGTGGAATACGACAGCCTCTCCGACATGGTGTCTTTTGGTGTGGCGCCGGCGGTGGTGTCGTTTAGCTGGGGTTTGAACCAGCTCGGTAAAGTCGGCTGGGCCATTGCGTTTATTTATGTGTCCTGCGCGGCGCTGCGGCTGGCCCGCTTCAACACCCAGGTGGGCACTGTAGACAGCCGTTATTTTATGGGCTTGGCGAGTCCCCCTGCGGCCGCATTGGTGGCCGCCATGGTGTGGGCGGGTCACGATACCGAGATTGGTGTGGGGCTGGCCCTGGTGGCGGGTATTATCACCGCGTTGGCGGGTGTGCTGATGGTGCTCAATGTGCGTTACCAAAGCTTTAAAGGGCTGGATTTGCGCGGGCGAGTACCATTTGTGATGATCCTGGTGGCCGTGTTCGTGTTTGTGGTGGTGTCTATCGATCCGCCCAAAATACTGCTGCTGATGGGGATTGCCTACGCTGCTTCTGGGCCGATTACTCACATTGTTCAGCGCCTGCGCAAGCAGGGCGGTGGATAG
- a CDS encoding glycine zipper family protein: protein MLLAACANTYRGYGHSGVIIDEKGVDMAAFHDDLSDCEQYAGQVNKGGRVAGRAAEGAVVGGAIGAIFDGGDGAARGAGTGAILSGVKGARSAEWEKRRVVRNCLRHRGYKILN, encoded by the coding sequence CTGTTGCTGGCGGCCTGTGCCAATACGTACCGGGGCTATGGCCACAGTGGCGTTATCATTGATGAGAAAGGCGTCGATATGGCTGCTTTTCACGATGACTTGTCAGACTGCGAACAATACGCCGGGCAGGTGAATAAAGGCGGACGAGTGGCTGGCCGGGCTGCGGAAGGGGCGGTTGTTGGCGGTGCCATCGGCGCTATTTTTGATGGCGGCGACGGTGCGGCAAGAGGTGCGGGAACCGGCGCTATTTTATCCGGTGTAAAAGGTGCGCGTTCTGCGGAGTGGGAAAAGCGTCGGGTGGTGCGCAATTGTTTACGTCACCGTGGGTACAAAATCCTGAATTAA
- the rimI gene encoding ribosomal protein S18-alanine N-acetyltransferase gives MNSAVSIRPMVADDLVAVAAIETGVSPHPWRLTQFQQSLESSHHCWVLELDGDISGYYLYSLVVGEAEILNIAVAPEQQGQGFGRKLLDHCLAQAAQNARMVFLEVRASNFTAIHLYLDSGFNQIGERRDYYRTAAGSEDALMMAREFV, from the coding sequence GTGAACTCAGCGGTTTCCATCAGGCCCATGGTTGCCGACGACCTGGTTGCCGTGGCCGCCATCGAAACTGGTGTATCTCCCCATCCCTGGCGCTTAACGCAATTCCAGCAAAGCCTTGAAAGCAGTCACCATTGCTGGGTGCTGGAGCTGGATGGTGATATCAGCGGTTATTATCTGTACTCTCTGGTGGTTGGCGAGGCGGAGATTCTGAATATTGCGGTAGCTCCAGAACAACAAGGGCAGGGCTTTGGGCGCAAGTTGCTGGATCACTGTCTGGCTCAAGCAGCGCAAAACGCCCGCATGGTGTTTTTGGAAGTGCGCGCCAGTAATTTCACCGCGATTCACCTATATCTGGATAGCGGCTTTAATCAGATTGGTGAACGTAGAGATTACTACCGTACCGCTGCAGGCAGTGAAGACGCACTGATGATGGCGAGGGAATTTGTATGA
- a CDS encoding 2-isopropylmalate synthase, which translates to MSKDRLVIFDTTLRDGEQSPGASMTKEEKLQVARALEQLGVDVIEAGFAIASPGDFDAVRSIAELVKDSTVCSLSRAVRADIERAGEAVKVANSGRIHTFIATSPIHMKYKLQMEPDQVVEQAVNAVKMARNLIGDVEFSLEDASRSEFDFMCRIIEAVIDAGAGTINVPDTVGYGTPEEYGETMGRLIENIPNSDKAIFSVHCHNDLGLAVANSLAAVHRGARQVECTINGLGERAGNASLEELVMAIRTRHDLYPVETRIRTENIVPASKLVSSITGFPVQPNKAIVGANAFSHESGIHQDGILKHRETYEIMKAEDVGWNTNKLVLGKLSGRAAFSSRLDELGIGFDSKEELNDAFARFKLLADKKREIYDDDLRKLVSEMHNDQPPVTTDGHVFKLVSMDVDSRMGETPVARLVIKEDGIEHDLEGEGNGPVDAVFKAIEGLANSGCELELYNVNAVTAGTESQAEVKVSLNKGDRKVNGSGADLDILVASAKAYISALNALGREERVNPHIGAV; encoded by the coding sequence ATGAGTAAGGATCGTTTGGTTATCTTCGATACGACACTGCGCGATGGCGAGCAGAGCCCTGGCGCGTCTATGACAAAAGAAGAAAAACTACAGGTTGCCCGTGCTCTCGAACAACTGGGTGTGGATGTGATTGAAGCGGGCTTTGCCATTGCCAGCCCAGGCGACTTTGACGCTGTGCGCTCTATTGCCGAACTGGTGAAAGACAGTACCGTGTGCAGCCTGTCTCGAGCCGTGCGCGCGGATATCGAGCGTGCCGGCGAAGCGGTAAAAGTGGCTAACTCCGGGCGTATTCATACCTTTATCGCCACCTCGCCTATCCACATGAAATACAAACTGCAAATGGAACCAGACCAGGTGGTTGAACAAGCGGTTAATGCAGTGAAAATGGCCCGCAACCTGATTGGTGATGTGGAATTCTCCCTGGAAGACGCCAGCCGTTCCGAGTTCGACTTTATGTGCCGCATTATCGAAGCGGTTATTGACGCCGGCGCCGGTACCATCAATGTGCCCGATACCGTAGGTTACGGTACCCCGGAAGAATACGGCGAAACCATGGGCCGCCTGATCGAAAATATCCCCAACTCCGACAAGGCGATATTCTCTGTGCACTGTCACAACGATTTGGGCCTGGCGGTAGCCAACTCCTTGGCAGCGGTACACCGCGGTGCTCGCCAGGTAGAGTGCACCATCAATGGCTTGGGTGAGCGCGCCGGTAACGCCTCTCTGGAAGAGCTGGTCATGGCCATTCGCACTCGCCACGATCTGTACCCGGTTGAAACTCGTATTCGCACTGAAAATATTGTGCCAGCTTCAAAACTGGTGTCGTCTATTACCGGTTTCCCGGTACAGCCGAACAAGGCCATTGTGGGTGCCAATGCGTTCTCTCACGAATCCGGCATACACCAGGATGGCATACTCAAGCACCGGGAAACCTACGAGATTATGAAAGCGGAAGATGTTGGCTGGAACACCAACAAGCTGGTGTTGGGTAAACTCTCTGGTCGCGCAGCGTTTTCTTCTCGCTTGGATGAGCTGGGTATTGGTTTTGACAGCAAAGAAGAACTGAACGATGCCTTCGCCCGCTTCAAATTGCTGGCGGACAAAAAGCGGGAAATCTACGATGACGACCTGCGCAAGCTGGTGTCGGAAATGCACAACGATCAGCCCCCGGTCACCACCGATGGGCATGTGTTCAAGCTGGTGAGTATGGATGTGGATTCCCGTATGGGAGAAACCCCCGTTGCCCGCCTTGTTATCAAGGAAGACGGTATCGAGCACGACCTGGAAGGGGAGGGCAATGGCCCGGTGGATGCGGTATTCAAAGCCATCGAGGGTTTGGCCAACAGCGGCTGTGAGCTGGAACTGTACAACGTGAATGCGGTAACCGCCGGTACCGAATCTCAGGCAGAGGTGAAGGTGTCTCTCAACAAGGGTGACCGCAAGGTAAACGGCTCCGGTGCTGATCTGGATATCCTGGTGGCCAGCGCCAAAGCCTATATCAGCGCTCTCAATGCGTTGGGCCGTGAGGAGCGTGTTAACCCACACATTGGTGCCGTATAA
- a CDS encoding DUF4124 domain-containing protein has protein sequence MKRLSLLWVFTALLVLPFSGQAKEVIYKWVDKDGVAHYSSHPPAGQKAEKVKVYGKKGSSVDVSKNNKLVTQQTQATPQPQPTETVAPPATVEPPPSRKNPEHCEKAKKNLWNLENYPRLRIEDPDTGERRMMSDDEKQQYMDEANAQVKEFCDD, from the coding sequence ATGAAAAGACTTTCCCTACTATGGGTTTTCACCGCCTTGTTGGTACTACCGTTTAGCGGCCAAGCCAAGGAGGTGATTTACAAATGGGTCGATAAAGACGGGGTTGCCCATTATTCCTCTCACCCACCTGCTGGCCAAAAAGCCGAAAAAGTAAAGGTATACGGCAAAAAGGGCAGCTCGGTGGATGTTTCCAAAAACAACAAATTGGTGACTCAACAAACCCAGGCTACTCCTCAGCCTCAGCCAACCGAGACAGTAGCACCACCGGCCACGGTTGAGCCGCCGCCCAGTCGCAAAAATCCGGAGCACTGCGAAAAAGCCAAGAAGAACCTCTGGAACCTGGAAAATTACCCACGCCTACGCATCGAAGACCCAGACACCGGTGAACGCCGCATGATGTCAGATGACGAGAAGCAGCAGTACATGGACGAGGCAAACGCTCAGGTTAAAGAATTTTGCGACGACTAG
- a CDS encoding VWA domain-containing protein codes for MGTSKPVSRTLGICTLAAMLTLFSLLAMVACTTNQTDTQARIEEEVVVLASVADASSAQENFKRSNAINSPRLQRALPLAFEMGPVVENRENYRHRDANGFKIVNEQPVSTFSIDVDSAAYANARRFLNNGTLPPADAIRSEEFINYFDYQYPQPQNRETPFSITAEVAPSPWAEGRHLLHIGLQGYHMDRSELPAANLVFLVDVSGSMNSANKLGLLKQSLKLLNRSLTKDDTVSIVVYAGSSGVVLKPTAGDQRHAINNALSQLQAGGSTNGAAGIQLAYQMAREQFKSEGINRVILATDGDFNVGVTSIDALKQLVKEQRDSGIELTTLGFGAGNYNDALMNELAEIGNGNAAYIDTAREARKALVEQLSGTLYTIAKDVKIQIEFSPLVAEYRLIGYESRLLKREDFNNDKIDAGEIGAGHSVTALYEIVLAGSNAVTVDPLRYSNTPKTDSKSDELAYLKLRYKLPDQEKSTLVQQAIKRQQIVPLNNSSTNFRWSAAAAAFAQQLRGNPWMQAFNYDGLLSLAQGSRGKDPQGYRAEMIQLVKMAQTLQPPTTLSSR; via the coding sequence ATGGGCACATCAAAACCTGTTTCCCGCACACTGGGCATTTGCACGTTGGCAGCCATGCTGACGCTGTTTTCTCTGCTGGCCATGGTGGCATGCACCACCAACCAGACCGATACCCAAGCCCGTATAGAAGAGGAAGTCGTGGTGTTGGCTTCGGTGGCGGACGCCAGCTCAGCCCAAGAAAACTTTAAACGCTCTAATGCAATCAATAGTCCTCGGCTTCAAAGAGCTTTGCCATTAGCTTTCGAAATGGGCCCTGTGGTGGAAAATCGGGAGAACTACCGCCACCGTGACGCCAATGGTTTCAAAATAGTCAACGAACAACCGGTCAGCACATTCAGTATCGATGTGGACAGCGCCGCCTACGCCAACGCTCGCCGCTTTCTCAATAACGGAACACTGCCACCGGCGGATGCAATTCGCAGTGAAGAATTTATCAACTACTTCGACTACCAATACCCACAGCCCCAAAATCGAGAAACCCCATTCTCCATTACCGCGGAAGTCGCTCCCAGCCCTTGGGCCGAAGGCCGCCATTTGCTGCATATCGGTTTACAGGGGTACCACATGGATCGCTCTGAATTGCCTGCGGCGAATTTGGTATTTCTTGTTGATGTGTCCGGCTCCATGAACTCCGCCAATAAACTCGGCTTACTGAAGCAGTCGCTAAAACTGCTCAATCGCTCGCTGACCAAAGACGATACCGTCAGCATCGTGGTGTATGCCGGCTCTTCTGGTGTGGTACTGAAGCCAACCGCAGGTGACCAACGCCACGCCATTAACAACGCGCTCAGCCAGCTCCAGGCTGGAGGCTCCACCAACGGTGCTGCGGGCATTCAACTGGCCTACCAAATGGCCAGAGAACAGTTTAAATCCGAAGGCATCAACCGGGTGATACTGGCCACTGACGGCGACTTTAATGTGGGTGTCACCAGTATTGATGCTTTGAAACAACTGGTTAAAGAACAGCGAGACAGTGGCATTGAGCTGACCACTCTGGGCTTTGGCGCTGGTAATTACAACGACGCACTGATGAACGAGCTGGCGGAAATTGGCAACGGCAACGCCGCCTATATCGACACCGCCCGGGAAGCCCGCAAAGCACTGGTGGAACAGTTGAGTGGCACCTTGTATACCATTGCCAAAGACGTAAAAATTCAAATTGAATTTTCACCGCTGGTGGCCGAATATCGCTTGATCGGCTACGAAAGCCGCCTGTTAAAACGGGAAGATTTTAACAACGACAAAATCGACGCTGGCGAAATTGGTGCTGGCCACAGCGTAACAGCGCTGTACGAAATTGTGCTGGCCGGCAGCAACGCCGTCACCGTGGATCCACTGCGCTACAGCAACACACCCAAAACCGATAGTAAAAGCGACGAATTGGCCTACCTGAAACTGCGTTACAAACTGCCAGACCAGGAAAAGAGCACACTGGTGCAACAAGCTATCAAACGCCAACAAATTGTGCCTTTGAACAACAGCAGCACCAATTTCCGCTGGAGTGCTGCGGCGGCGGCTTTTGCCCAACAGTTGCGCGGCAACCCGTGGATGCAGGCATTCAATTACGATGGCTTACTGAGTTTGGCCCAGGGGTCTCGCGGCAAAGACCCACAAGGCTATCGCGCAGAGATGATTCAGTTGGTTAAAATGGCGCAAACCCTGCAACCACCAACCACTCTGTCTTCACGCTAA
- a CDS encoding NfeD family protein, which produces MEFDLAYWHWLIFGIVLVAAEIFLPSFTILWFGLGAIVVGFIKALVPEMAFATELLIWLLASCAFTVFWFKYFKPRMADRTTAGISGEAVIGETGHVIRAPVEGNRGQVRFATPVLGNDEWEFICEQDVEVGDRVSISRISGNTLVVSKK; this is translated from the coding sequence ATGGAGTTTGATCTTGCCTACTGGCACTGGCTGATTTTTGGCATCGTATTGGTGGCCGCAGAAATCTTTTTGCCCAGTTTTACCATTCTCTGGTTTGGCCTTGGCGCTATTGTTGTCGGCTTTATTAAAGCGCTGGTTCCGGAGATGGCGTTTGCTACAGAACTGCTGATTTGGTTGTTGGCTTCCTGCGCTTTTACGGTATTTTGGTTCAAATACTTCAAGCCCAGAATGGCGGATCGCACCACCGCTGGTATCAGTGGCGAAGCGGTTATTGGTGAAACCGGCCATGTGATTCGCGCTCCGGTAGAGGGCAACCGTGGTCAGGTGCGCTTTGCCACGCCGGTGCTGGGCAACGATGAGTGGGAATTTATTTGCGAGCAAGACGTTGAAGTCGGCGATCGGGTATCGATCAGTCGCATTTCCGGGAACACCTTAGTCGTATCCAAAAAATAA
- a CDS encoding electron transfer flavoprotein subunit beta/FixA family protein has product MKILVAVKRVIDYNVKARAKPDGSAVDLANVKMAINPFCEIAVEEAVRLKEKGTATEIVAVSIGPQQAQEQLRTSLALGADRSILVKTDQDLEPLAVAKCLKAICDQEQPDMVLMGKQAIDGDNNQTGQMLAALSGYGQGTFASEVVVADGTVAVTREVDGGLQTVKLNLPAIVTTDLRLNEPRYAALPNIMKAKSKPLDTTSPEELGVDVTPRTQLLKVAPPAKREAGVKVADVSELLDKLKNEAKVL; this is encoded by the coding sequence ATGAAGATACTGGTAGCGGTAAAGCGGGTGATTGACTACAACGTCAAGGCACGCGCCAAGCCTGATGGCTCAGCGGTGGATTTGGCCAACGTGAAAATGGCCATAAACCCGTTTTGTGAAATTGCAGTGGAAGAAGCAGTACGTCTAAAAGAAAAAGGTACAGCGACAGAAATTGTGGCAGTGTCCATTGGCCCCCAACAGGCCCAGGAACAATTGCGCACGTCTTTGGCGCTGGGCGCTGATCGCAGTATTTTGGTCAAGACTGACCAGGATCTTGAGCCCCTGGCGGTAGCCAAATGCTTAAAAGCCATTTGCGACCAAGAGCAACCGGATATGGTGCTGATGGGCAAACAAGCCATCGATGGTGACAATAACCAGACCGGCCAGATGCTGGCAGCCCTCAGTGGCTACGGCCAAGGCACTTTTGCAAGTGAAGTCGTGGTAGCAGATGGTACGGTAGCGGTTACCCGCGAAGTGGATGGCGGCTTGCAAACCGTGAAGCTGAATTTGCCGGCGATTGTCACCACTGATCTGCGTCTCAATGAGCCCCGTTACGCAGCGTTACCCAACATTATGAAAGCCAAAAGCAAACCTCTGGATACCACCAGCCCGGAAGAGTTGGGCGTAGACGTAACGCCGCGAACCCAGCTGCTCAAAGTGGCTCCGCCAGCCAAGCGTGAGGCGGGTGTCAAAGTGGCCGATGTGTCAGAACTGTTGGATAAACTGAAAAACGAAGCCAAAGTACTTTGA
- a CDS encoding sigma-70 family RNA polymerase sigma factor, whose amino-acid sequence MDDHALMQAWQNGDGSAFEQLYLRHKSPLLRFMKRQVGDPVAEELFQDVWMKVIKARLNYRPTAAFKTWLYTIARNRMLDHFRSQQRTPVMEWDEDQPLTAKSDPHVESANGQQVQRLLHVLQTLPAEQREVFLLKEEAGFTVPEIAGMIDCSLEAAKSRLRYAIKKLQQGMEMYCDA is encoded by the coding sequence ATGGACGATCACGCACTGATGCAGGCATGGCAAAACGGTGACGGCTCGGCATTCGAGCAGCTTTACCTACGCCACAAAAGCCCACTGCTGCGTTTTATGAAGCGCCAGGTGGGCGACCCGGTGGCGGAAGAATTATTTCAGGATGTGTGGATGAAGGTCATCAAAGCCCGTCTTAACTACCGCCCTACTGCTGCGTTTAAAACCTGGTTATACACCATTGCCCGCAACCGCATGCTGGACCACTTTCGCAGCCAACAACGCACCCCTGTGATGGAGTGGGACGAAGACCAACCCTTAACGGCCAAGTCTGACCCACACGTGGAATCCGCCAACGGCCAGCAGGTACAGCGGTTACTCCACGTTCTACAAACACTACCCGCAGAACAACGGGAAGTGTTTCTGCTGAAGGAAGAAGCGGGGTTTACGGTGCCCGAAATCGCCGGGATGATTGATTGCAGCCTGGAGGCCGCCAAAAGTCGTTTGCGATACGCCATTAAAAAATTGCAACAAGGTATGGAGATGTACTGCGATGCCTGA
- a CDS encoding SPFH/Band 7/PHB domain protein, giving the protein MDSIITLGIGVVFLFIVLTSGIKTVPQGMKYVVQRLGKYHKTLPPGLNFIVPFFDAVAYKVTTKDIVLDIPSQEVITRDNAVIIANAVAYINIVTPEKAVYGIENYEIAIQTLVQTSLRSIIGEMDLDDALSSRDQIKAKLKGAISDDIADWGITLKTVEIQDINPSPTMQKAMEEQAAAERERRATVTRADGEKEAAILEADGRLEASRRDAKAKVVLAEATKEAVERVASAVQDKELPVMYLLGDKYVDAIQDMSLSENAKTVVLPADIPAAVRGIMGGR; this is encoded by the coding sequence ATGGATTCAATCATTACCCTTGGTATTGGCGTTGTCTTTTTATTTATTGTTTTAACCAGTGGTATAAAAACCGTTCCACAGGGCATGAAATACGTTGTACAGCGGTTGGGCAAATACCATAAGACACTGCCGCCAGGTTTGAATTTTATTGTTCCATTTTTTGATGCGGTGGCCTACAAAGTCACCACCAAAGACATTGTTCTGGATATCCCCTCGCAGGAAGTCATTACCCGCGACAACGCCGTTATCATTGCCAACGCAGTGGCCTATATCAATATCGTCACGCCTGAAAAAGCGGTGTACGGCATTGAGAACTACGAAATTGCCATCCAGACGTTGGTACAAACCTCGTTGCGTTCCATTATCGGCGAAATGGATTTGGACGATGCACTGTCATCCCGCGACCAGATTAAAGCCAAGCTCAAAGGCGCTATCTCCGACGATATTGCCGACTGGGGTATCACCCTGAAAACCGTTGAAATTCAGGACATCAACCCGTCACCAACCATGCAGAAAGCGATGGAAGAACAGGCCGCCGCCGAGCGTGAGCGCCGCGCCACCGTGACCCGTGCAGACGGTGAAAAAGAAGCCGCTATTCTGGAAGCAGATGGCCGCCTGGAAGCCTCCCGCCGCGACGCCAAAGCCAAAGTGGTACTGGCAGAAGCCACCAAGGAAGCGGTGGAGCGAGTTGCCTCTGCGGTACAGGACAAAGAACTGCCGGTGATGTATCTGTTGGGTGATAAATACGTAGATGCTATTCAGGATATGTCGCTATCGGAAAATGCCAAGACTGTGGTACTGCCTGCGGATATTCCAGCGGCGGTTCGGGGGATTATGGGTGGGAGGTAA